The Panicum virgatum strain AP13 chromosome 5K, P.virgatum_v5, whole genome shotgun sequence genome has a window encoding:
- the LOC120706528 gene encoding protein argonaute 4A, giving the protein MEPHNGEADDLPPPPPLDAGIEPLKADETKKMLKPKRALVPRQGFGKKGQPIKLLTNHFKVSLKNTEEFFYHYYVNLKYDDDTPVDSKGAGRIVIEKLQQTYATELANKDFAYDGEKSLFTIGALPQINNEFTIVVEDASTGKTPANGSPGNDSSPGSDRKRVRRPYNTKTYKVGLSFAAKIPMSAIALALKGQESEHTQEAIRVIDIILRQHSAKQGCLLVRQSFFHNNPSNFVDLGGGVMGCRGFHSSFRATQSGLSLNIDVSTTMIVKPGPVADFLMANQKVDNPNMIDWTKAKRSLKNLRIKITPTNAENKIVGLSDRSCRETMFTLKRRDGDSEEISVFDYFVKNRRIELRYSGDFPCINVGKPKRPTYFPIELCTLVSLQRYTKSLSTLQRSSLVEKSRQKPQERMSVLSDVLKRSNYDSEPMLMACGISIAKSFTEVDGRVLQAPKLKAGNGEDIFTRNGRWNFNNKRLIRASSVERWAVVNFSARCNVRDLVRDLIKCGGMKGIKVEDPFDAFEEHPSMRRAPAVKRVEEMFEQVKSKLPGAPKFLLCVLAERKNSDVYGPWKKKCLAEFGIVTQCVAPTRVNDQYLTNVLLKINAKLGGLNSMLQVESSPAMPLISKVPTMILGMDVSHGSPGQSGVPSIAAVVSSREWPLISKYRASVRSQSPKMEIIDSLFKPQGKDDKGLIRECLIDFYTSSGKRKPDQIIIFRDGVSESQFSQVLNIELDKIIEACKFLDETWDPKFTLIVAQKNHHTKFFIPGAPENVPPGTVVDNKVCHPRNYDFYMCSHAGMIGTTRPTHYHILHDEIGFNPDDLQELVHSLSYVYQRSTTAISVVAPICYAHLAAAQVGQFIKFDEMSETSSSHGEHTSAGSAPVQELPSLHEKVRSSMFFC; this is encoded by the exons ATGGAGCCTCACAATGGCGAGGCTGATGACttgcctcctccacctcctctagATGCGGGTATTGAACCTCTTAAAGCTGATGAAACAAAGAAGATGTTGAAACCTAAGAGGGCTCTGGTCCCAAGGCAGGGTTTTGGCAAAAAGGGGCAGCCAATAAAGCTTCTAACGAACCACTTCAAAGTTTCGCTGAAGAACACTGAAGAGTTTTTCTATCACTACTAT GTGAATTTGAaatatgatgatgatacacCTGTTGATAGCAAGGGAGCAGGGCGGATTGTGATTGAGAAACTTCAGCAAACCTATGCTACTGAACTTGCAAATAAAGATTTTGCATATGATGGTGAGAAGAGCCTGTTCACAATTGGTGCTCTTCCTCAAATTAATAACGAGTTCACTATTGTGGTGGAAGACGCTTCAACTGGAAA GACTCCTGCAAATGGCAGCCCTGGTAATGACAGTTCACCTGGAAGTGACAGGAAAAGGGTCCGAAGACCTTACAATACAAAGACGTACAAAGTTGGGCTGTCTTTCGCAGCAAAAATTCCTATGAGTGCAATCGCACTTGCTCTGAAAGGTCAGGAATCAGAGCATACTCAGGAAGCAATTCGAGTGATCGATATTATTCTGAGGCAGCATTCAGCAAAGCA GGGTTGCCTCTTGGTTCGTCAATCATTCTTCCATAACAATCCATCTAACTTTGTTGACCTTGGAGGTGGTGTAATGGGCTGTAGAGGATTCCATTCTAGTTTCCGTGCCACACAGAGTGGACTTTCACTTAATATTG ATGTGTCAACAACAATGATTGTAAAACCTGGACCTGTTGCTGATTTTCTGATGGCCAACCAGAAGGTTGACAACCCAAACATGATTGACTGGACAAAG GCAAAGCGCTCATTGAAGAACTTGAGGATAAAAATAACCCCAACAAATGCAGAAAACAAGATTGTTGGTCTGAGTGACAGATCTTGCCGAGAAACAAT GTTTACACTAAAGCGTAGAGATGGTGACTCTGAAGAGATCAGTGTTTTTGACTACTTCGTAAAGAACCGTCGCATAGAGCTCAGGTACTCTGGTGACTTTCCTTGTATCAATGTGGGAAAACCAAAGCGTCCAACTTATTTTCCTATAGAG CTCTGTACGCTTGTGTCTTTACAAAGATACACCAAGTCATTGAGTACACTTCAGAGGTCTTCACTTGTTGAGAAGTCTAGGCAGAAACCCCAAGAAAGGATGTCTGTTCTGTCTGAT GTACTGAAACGCAGCAACTATGATTCAGAGCCTATGCTAATGGCATGTGGCATTTCAATTGCTAAAAGTTTCACTGAGGTTGATGGTAGGGTGCTGCAAGCCCCCAAG CTCAAAGCTGGTAATGGAGAAGACATTTTTACACGCAATGGGAGATGGAACTTCAACAATAAG AGGCTCATTAGAGCTAGCAGTGTTGAAAGATGGGCAGTAGTCAACTTTTCTGCACGCTGCAATGTCAGAGACCTTGTCCGAGATCTCATCAAGTGTGGTGGCATGAAGGGAATT AAAGTAGAAGACCCTTTTGATGCATTTGAAGAGCATCCTTCAATGAGGCGGGCACCTGCTGTAAAAAGGGTGGAGGAAATGTTTGAACAAGTGAAATCAAAGCTGCCAGGAGCACCCAAGTTTCTTTTGTGTGTTCTTGCTGAGAGGAAGAATTCTGATGTTTATG GGCCTTGGAAGAAGAAATGCCTTGCTGAATTTGGGATTGTTACACAGTGTGTGGCACCAACAAGAGTTAATGATCAGTACCTTACCAATGTCCTGCTTAAGATAAATGCAAAG CTGGGTGGCTTAAATTCAATGCTCCAAGTTGAATCATCCCCTGCAATGCCTCTTATATCCAAGGTCCCAACTATGATTTTGGGAATGGATGTATCCCATGGTTCTCCTGGACAATCTGGTGTACCTTCCATTGCTGCT GTTGTCAGTTCTCGTGAATGGCCTCTTATCTCAAAATATAGAGCATCAGTGCGCTCTCAATCACCTAAGATGGAAATTATTGACTCGTTGTTTAAGCCACAGGGAAAGGATGATAAAGGCCTGATTCG GGAGTGTCTGATTGACTTCTACACCAGTTCTGGGAAGAGAAAGCCGGATCAAATCATAATCTTCAG GGATGGTGTTAGCGAGAGTCAGTTTAGTCAGGTGCTGAACATTGAGTTGGATAAAATAATTGAG GCATGCAAGTTTTTGGATGAAACTTGGGATCCCAAGTTCACATTGATTGTTGCCCAGAAAAACCACCACACAAAGTTTTTCATTCCTGGGGCACCAGAAAATGTTCCTCCTG GTACAGTGGTGGACAACAAAGTCTGCCATCCAAGGAACTATGACTTCTACATGTGTTCGCATGCTGGAATGATA GGAACTACGAGACCTACACATTATCACATCCTTCatgatgagatcggcttcaacCCCGATGACCTTCAGGAGCTGGTGCACTCACTTTCTTATGT GTACCAAAGGAGTACAACAGCCATATCAGTTG TTGCTCCCATCTGCTATGCACATCTTGCTGCTGCCCAGGTCGGACAATTCATAAAGTTTGATGAGATGTCGGAGACATCCTCCAGCCATGGAGAGCACACATCAGCAGGCAGTGCCCCTGTGCAGGAGCTGCCCAGCCTCCACGAGAAGGTCAGGAGCTCCATGTTCTTCTGCTGA